The following coding sequences are from one Candidatus Melainabacteria bacterium window:
- a CDS encoding carboxypeptidase regulatory-like domain-containing protein, with translation MKNVLIPLLFLGLLTTAPALSEDEPTPIISGTVSTANGKKPMPGVQVILLNQTGVQLAQGVTGERGGFSFKHTQCRKCILQVLPNLDTHYACAVIENIPGDSNRNFILNLQRGFTITGRVTSGKRGLKGIGMRAYSVDTNAEGKKVYDGGLAITGKNGAFTMILTPGHKKIELTNKRYPELEEVTEMTWDVTGDAQIPDIEMPESDHRD, from the coding sequence TTGAAAAACGTATTGATACCACTCTTGTTTTTAGGGCTGCTTACAACGGCGCCTGCTCTCTCGGAAGACGAACCGACGCCGATTATTTCCGGTACGGTCAGCACCGCCAACGGTAAGAAGCCTATGCCTGGTGTTCAGGTGATTCTTTTGAATCAGACTGGTGTTCAGCTGGCGCAGGGCGTGACCGGCGAACGCGGCGGATTCAGTTTCAAACATACGCAGTGTCGAAAGTGTATTCTGCAGGTTTTGCCTAATTTGGACACGCACTACGCTTGTGCCGTCATTGAGAATATTCCGGGTGATTCCAACCGCAACTTTATTCTCAACCTGCAGCGTGGCTTTACGATCACGGGAAGGGTGACTTCCGGGAAGCGTGGACTAAAAGGAATTGGAATGCGCGCCTACTCTGTTGATACCAATGCAGAAGGTAAGAAAGTCTATGACGGTGGTCTGGCTATAACCGGCAAAAACGGCGCCTTTACAATGATTCTCACGCCCGGGCACAAGAAAATCGAGCTCACTAACAAGCGCTATCCCGAGCTTGAGGAGGTCACTGAAATGACCTGGGATGTTACGGGAGATGCTCAGATTCCCGATATAGAGATGCCTGAATCGGACCATCGCGATTAA